The following coding sequences lie in one Cloeon dipterum chromosome 1, ieCloDipt1.1, whole genome shotgun sequence genomic window:
- the U2af38 gene encoding splicing factor U2af 38 kDa subunit isoform X2 → MAEYLASIFGTEKDKVNCSFYFKIGACRHGDRCSRIHNKPTFSQTVLLQNLYVNPQNSAKSADGSHLIANVSDEEMQEHYDNFFEDVFVECEDKYGEIEEMNVCDNLGDHLVGNVYIKFRREEDAERAVSDLNNRWFGGRPVYAELSPVTDFREACCRQYEMGECTRSGFCNFMHLKPISRDLRRYLYSRKRKGGRRSRSREKRSRSKERRRRSRSRDREGRSGRY, encoded by the exons ATGGCTGAATATTTGGCCTCTATTTTCGGTACCGAAAAGGACAA AGTAAACTGTtctttttacttcaaaattgGAGCTTGCCGGCATGGAGATCGATGCTCTCGTATTCATAATAAACCAACATTCAGTCAg ACCGtgctgctgcaaaatttgtacgTCAATCCTCAAAATTCAGCCAAATCTGCAGATGGGTCTCACT TGATTGCAAATGTGTCTGATGAAGAAATGCAGGAGCATTACGACAATTTCTTCGAAGACGTCTTTGTGGAATGCGAAGATAAG TATGGGGAGATTGAAGAGATGAACGTCTGTGACAATCTTGGTGACCACCTTGTCGGAAACGTGTACATCAAGTTCCGCAGAGAAGAAGATGCCGAAAGAGCGGTATCTGATCTAAACAATCGCTGGTTCGGTGGTCGACCAGTCTATGCCGAACTCAGCCCAGTAACGGATTTTCGCGAAGCATGTTGCCGTCAGTATGAGATGGG ggaGTGTACTCGCAGCGGCTTCTGCAACTTCATGCATTTAAAGCCTATCTCCCGTGACTTGAGGCGCTACTTGTACAGTCGCAAGCGTAAGGGCGGTCGCAG ATCTCGCTCCAGAGAAAAACGCTCCCGCTCAAAGGAACGTCGTCGCAGGAGTCGCTCCCGTGACAGAGAGGGAAGGTCTGGACGCTATTAA
- the U2af38 gene encoding splicing factor U2af 38 kDa subunit isoform X1, whose amino-acid sequence MAEYLASIFGTEKDKVNCSFYFKIGACRHGDRCSRIHNKPTFSQTVLLQNLYVNPQNSAKSADGSHLIANVSDEEMQEHYDNFFEDVFVECEDKYGEIEEMNVCDNLGDHLVGNVYIKFRREEDAERAVSDLNNRWFGGRPVYAELSPVTDFREACCRQYEMGECTRSGFCNFMHLKPISRDLRRYLYSRKRKGGRRSRSPHRRSRSREKRSRSKERRRRSRSRDREGRSGRY is encoded by the exons ATGGCTGAATATTTGGCCTCTATTTTCGGTACCGAAAAGGACAA AGTAAACTGTtctttttacttcaaaattgGAGCTTGCCGGCATGGAGATCGATGCTCTCGTATTCATAATAAACCAACATTCAGTCAg ACCGtgctgctgcaaaatttgtacgTCAATCCTCAAAATTCAGCCAAATCTGCAGATGGGTCTCACT TGATTGCAAATGTGTCTGATGAAGAAATGCAGGAGCATTACGACAATTTCTTCGAAGACGTCTTTGTGGAATGCGAAGATAAG TATGGGGAGATTGAAGAGATGAACGTCTGTGACAATCTTGGTGACCACCTTGTCGGAAACGTGTACATCAAGTTCCGCAGAGAAGAAGATGCCGAAAGAGCGGTATCTGATCTAAACAATCGCTGGTTCGGTGGTCGACCAGTCTATGCCGAACTCAGCCCAGTAACGGATTTTCGCGAAGCATGTTGCCGTCAGTATGAGATGGG ggaGTGTACTCGCAGCGGCTTCTGCAACTTCATGCATTTAAAGCCTATCTCCCGTGACTTGAGGCGCTACTTGTACAGTCGCAAGCGTAAGGGCGGTCGCAG ATCTCGCTCTCCTCACCGCAGATCTCGCTCCAGAGAAAAACGCTCCCGCTCAAAGGAACGTCGTCGCAGGAGTCGCTCCCGTGACAGAGAGGGAAGGTCTGGACGCTATTAA